One window of the Primulina huaijiensis isolate GDHJ02 unplaced genomic scaffold, ASM1229523v2 scaffold39283, whole genome shotgun sequence genome contains the following:
- the LOC140969009 gene encoding FCS-Like Zinc finger 6-like encodes MTEFTLDLTAQTNNQPRNGGSGAVTPRQHLRDSVGFVETSNFLRACFLCQRRLVHGHDIYMYRGDSAFCSLECRQQQMVQDERLEKCSVASKKDAGTDASTGGGPQVSAEGERVAAV; translated from the exons ATGACGGAGTTCACTCTGGACCTCACCGCCCAGACTAATAATCAGCCTCGCAACGGCGGATCCGGTGCCGTTACTCCAAGACAGCACCTCCGTGACTCTGTTGGTTTTGTAGAAACGTCTAATTTCTTGAGGGCTTGCTTTCTTTGCCAACGCCGTCTTGTCCACGGTCATGATATCTACATGTATAG AGGTGACAGTGCTTTTTGCAGTCTAGAATGCAGACAACAGCAGATGGTTCAAGACGAAAGATTAGAGAAGTGTTCTGTGGCGTCCAAAAAAGATGCAGGAACCGACGCCTCCACCGGCGGCGGACCCCAAGTCTCCGCCGAAGGCGAGAGGGTCGCCGCCGTGTAG